CTATTTTGGTCTACCCTTTTAATGGATGAGGGGTGATTAGGTGAGTTATCAACAGCATGAGTCCCAAGTCCGGGATCATATTGAAGCCCGGTGTCGGGAGCATATGGACTATTTAAATGCAGGAAAAGAGAGAGCCCTGGTGTTTGATTATCGCTTGGAACATACCCGGACGGCGGTGGCAATCGCGGGAGTTTTGGCCTCCGCCGCGGCGGTAAATCCCGGCCTGGCGCGCATTGCCCTGTGGCTTCATGATATCGCAAAAATCTGGAATCCCCGGCTGAGTAAAGAGGACAATGAGGCAAGGTTTCAAAACCATGGGGTCCGGGGGGGCGACGAAGCGGCAGAATTTTTGTCTGGGCTCGGGCTGCCGACCGCCGACGTCTTGAATGTAAAACGCGCAATCAGCCTCCATGTCGGGCTGGTGCGGGATAAGCCGTTGACCGATGCTTTGGCGGCGGTTGTCTGGGATGCCGACAAATTAAGCAAGCTATCCCTGGCCGGAATCATGCATCACTTGGCGGTGCAGGTGGCCATGGGAGCACCTGAATGGAAAGGCATGGAGCACGCAGTTTTAAATACCCAAGACAGGGAATTGCGTCAGCAAATCCGGGATTCGCTCAATACGCCGGCTGCAAAAGCCTGGGCCGACAAAGAACTGGCTGTTGGCGACAAGGTGAGTGCAGAGATTGTCCGCACGTTGCGCGGGCGTCAATAGAGACGGTTTTGTCGTTCCAACGTTTTTTCCCGCAGTGCGCCGATTATTACTCCCATGGCAAGGCCGGTAAAAAAGCCGGGCACAAAATCGTGTAGGAACAAGAGACCGACGATGGTGCCAAGGAGTATGCCAATCCCGACCCAGTTGCTTTGGGGTTCGCCCTGGGGGTAAAGGCGGTGAGAGTCCCTAAGATGTGCCATTGTTGCAGTTAGCGCCTGCTTGTATTGGCGCCGGGTGCGCCGGTTCGGGTCTGAATCCACGGCCTCCAGGCGGGTGTCGATCTTCTCAAGCCAGTGTCCACAGTCGCTACATGACCTCAGCTCCGGCAGGGAGAGGATTCGGCTCAATAAGTTGAGTTTTAATAAGTCCGCATCCCGGGAGGCGAGGGTTGCTTGCAATTTCTCAACCCGCTTGCGCAATTTTTCGGACATATTTACCACCTCGCTGGACAAATTATATCATAACACCCGCGAACCCTTGACTTTTTACTGGTTTCGGGGCTACAATAAGTAATAATCAGATTAAAATGTGATGGCTGAGAAGGGGACAGTAACAGGGAACCGGCTTTTTCAGAGACATAATCCATGGCTGCAAGATTATGACTGCCCTCCCATGTGAAGATCACCCTGGAGCTGATTGCCTGAATTCAGTAGGGCAATCCGCAGACATGCGTTAAATGTTTTGAGTGACGGATGATTAGATTCGTAACTAGGGTGGTACCGCGGTAACAACCGTCCCTGGGCAAATGCCCGGGTTTTTTTATTTTAGCAAAGAAGGTGATTGTATGAAAAGGTTTAAAGAATTATCTGCGCAACCGGTGGCCCGGCGGGAAGATAAAATTTCAACCCATTGGGACGAGATTGACCTGTTGAACAAATCCGTGGAGAGCCGCAGGGATAAGCCTGCATTTGTTTTTTATGAAGGCCCCCCTACAGCTAACGGCCGGCCTGGCATCCATCATGTCATCTCCCGGACCCTCAAGGACTCAGTTTGTCGGTATAAAACTATGACCGGGCATATGGTCCGGCGCAAGGCGGGTTGGGACACCCATGGCCTGCCGGTGGAAATCGAAGTCGAAAAGCAATTGTCTTTGTCCGGCAAGCAGGATATCGAAGAATACGGCCTCGCAGATTTTAACCAAAAATGCCGGCAGTCAGTTTTTACCTATGAGGAACAATGGCGCGATATGACCCGTCGCATGGGGTATTTGCTTGATTTAGAGGATCCATATATCACCTTGAACAATGATTATATCGAGTCTGTGTGGTGGATCCTCGATAAATTTAACAAAGAGGGCTTGATCTATGAGGGCCATAAAGTGCTGCCCTACTGTCCGCGGTGCGGAACCGGACTGGCATCCCACGAGGTTGCCCAGGGTTACAAAGAGATCAAGTCCAACACGGTAATCGTGCCCTTTAAGCGTCGGGATAGGGAGAATGAATATTTTCTTGTCTGGACCACCACCCCCTGGACGCTGGCTGCCAACGTGGCGTTGGCTGTCCACCCGGAGGTCACCTATGTTCGGGCTGAGCAGGGAGGCAATGTTTACATTGTCGCCCGGGAACTCGCCCGGCAGGTGTTGGGCGAAGAATTTGAAATCCTCGAAGAACTGCCTGGCCAGCAGTTGGAACTTGTCGAATACGAACAACTAATGCCCTTTGTTAAAACTGGGGAAAAGGCGTTCTTTGTGACAGTCGCCGATTTCGTCACCACTGGTGACGGCACCGGTATTGTTCACCTGGCCCCGGCCTTTGGCGAAGATGATTATCAGGTGGGACGCCGCTACAATCTCCCGGTTTTGAACCCGGTTGATGAGACCGGCAAATACAGCATTACTCCCTGGGCGGGACAGTTTGTTGTTGATGCCGATGTGGACATCATCAAATGGCTGCACGGCGAAGGCAAGCTCTACCACAAGCAAAAAATGGAGCATAATTACCCCCATTGTTGGCGCTGCACTACCCCGCTTTTGTACTACGCCAAGCCCGGCTGGTATATCGAGATGACCAAGCTCAAGGAG
The sequence above is drawn from the Bacillota bacterium genome and encodes:
- a CDS encoding HD domain-containing protein, with the translated sequence MSYQQHESQVRDHIEARCREHMDYLNAGKERALVFDYRLEHTRTAVAIAGVLASAAAVNPGLARIALWLHDIAKIWNPRLSKEDNEARFQNHGVRGGDEAAEFLSGLGLPTADVLNVKRAISLHVGLVRDKPLTDALAAVVWDADKLSKLSLAGIMHHLAVQVAMGAPEWKGMEHAVLNTQDRELRQQIRDSLNTPAAKAWADKELAVGDKVSAEIVRTLRGRQ